The genome window ATACTATTTACTTTTTTCCTTCAACACGCATTTATTCTACATTATTACGTCGTAAGTATGCCCTGGTGAGCACATTACCAAACACTATTTCTACATACCACATTGAGCGGGCAGTTTTAATATTTAATATACATTATAACAATTCCGCTACCCGGCCTGGCGCAACAATACTGAGTCTTTGCCGACGTATGTAGATGATCCAATTATTTGGATGCAGGGCGTCCCTTTATTTCTTTGATCTCATTCTGCATTTCCTGCAACATTTTCATCAGTTGTTGCATGTCCGTTTGCGGCTCAGGAAGCTGCTTGCTGTGAAAGCTGTAGTATTCCCAAAGCTCGATCACTTCTGAAAGTGGGACGGTGTAAGCAAAATATTGCTTGTTAAATGATTGCAGTAACATGGTGCCATCCTTATTAATGGTAACCTGTTTGAAAACAAAATCCTGGTCACCCTTTAAGATAACGATACACGGTGTCTCCGGCCGGATCGTGGTCCAGTCCTGAACATATTTTGTAATGATATCACTTCCTTCCGGAACCGGTAACATGGAATCGCCAATGGTTGGGAACATCCTGAATGTGCCATTCTTAGGAAGCGTAGGCAAGCTGAACCTTGGTAAGGTGGCCAGAAATTCAGGGTCGCTGTAACCCGAGCGGTAACCTGCCTTGGCCTGCACGGGAACGTACTCAATGTTCTCCTTCTCCTCGCGGTCCACGGTGATGGCAAGCACGCGAATGTTGTCGCCCTTCATAAAGAGTTCACTGCCCTCTTCCAGGTCTTTCACTTTTTGTTCCGAAAGCCTGCTAAGGTCGATTTTGAGCAAACTATCGATGCTCATTCTGAAAAACTCAGAAAAATGGATCAGATCGTCAATGGTTGGATTGGCGGTACGGCCACTTTCATGCGCATTCAATTTTACCCTTGTAATCCCCAAGCGCTCAGCCAATGCTTCCTGACTCAGTTTCAGGCGTGAACGAAGGAATCTGATGTTCACCGGCCAATAAATCTCCTGATTTCTCATAACGTGAATGATATCTTGTAAATCAAACATCTGATATTAATAATATCAAAAGTAGCAGCATTTTTTTATTTTCCTACAAAATATGGCTAAAATAATTTTGTTTAACTATTTTTGAAAAACGTTAAACAAAATGTCATCATATTCTATCAAAGACCTGGAACGGATCAGCAATATGAAAGCGCACACCATTCGCATATGGGAGCAGCGTTATGGCTTGCTTGAACCCGACAGGACGGATACCAATATCCGGTCTTATAATGATGACCAGGTTAAGAAGCTGCTGAATGTCTGCACGTTGCTAGACAGAGGCATGAAAATTTCAAAGATCGGCAAGCTCTCAAAATCTGAAATGGCGAGTGAGATTGAGAAGGTCATTCATGATTCTTTTCAGGGAGATGTGCATGTGGAAGCGATCATTAACCAGGCACTCATCGCCATCACCACTTTTAATGTTCCGCTTTTCGATGAGATATTTTCAAATGCTGTAAAAAAGTTTGGCTTGAAAAAGACCTATATAAAGATCCTGTATCCGTTGCTCGTCCGGACGGGCCTAATGTGGGTAAAGGACGATCTGCTTCCCTCGCAGGAACACTTTTTATCCAACCTGATCAGGCAAAAACTTTTTGCGGCCATAGACGCGCTGCCTGTGGCCACCCATACGGACCAAAAGTGGATCCTGTTTTTGAATGAAGAAGAAGATCATGAGATAGGCCTGCTATTTGCCTATTATATGATCCGGCAGGTGGGAAAGGAAGTGGTTTATCTGGGCGCCCGGGTTCCTTTCAGAGATCTTTCACCGGTTATTTTAGGCTGCGAGCCAACGCATGCATATTCCTTTTTTGTTCGCAATCAGTTTGACGATCAGATAGAAACACTCCTGGGGAATCTCAGAACTGAGTTTCCGCAAATAAATGTCTGCGTCTCCGGAGGCAGTGAAAAATTAAAGAAAATTGCCTCCAAAAAAGGAGTTAACTTGATAGAAACAATTGAAAATCTGACTGATATTCTTATCTCTCCCAATGCACAACGGACGCCTACCCAAATCTGATAAATCACACGAAATTGCAGTCATCGGCTCGGGTTTCGCGGGCATGGCAGCGGCCGCAATGCTGGCCGAAAGCGGGAATGAGGTCACCGTTTTTGAAAAAAATTGCAACATAGGAGGCCGCGCACGGACGTTTTCTCAGGACGGTTTCGTCTTTGACATGGGGCCAAGCTGGTACTGGATGCCGGATGTTTACGACAGCTTCTTCTCGCTGTTTGGCAAATCCACTTCTGATTTCTACGAATTAAAGAAACTGGATCCGGGCTTCGCCGTCATCTTTGAAAATGAGGTGATGGACATCCCGGCCAACTTCGATGCAGTTTGTGACCTTTTCGAGAGCATTGAAACGGGCAGCGCCGACCAGCTCAGGAAATTCATTGCAGAAGGAGAATTCAAATATACGGTGGGCATGAATGACATGGTTTACAAGCCGGGACATTCGGTTACTGAGTTTTTCAGCCTGAAATTATTCAAAGACGCGCTCAAACTCCAACTTTTTACGTCGTTCAGTAAGCATGTCAGGCGGTATTTCAAAGATCCGAGGCTGCTTGCACTGATCGAATTTCCCGTGTTATTTCTGGGTGCTATGCCTAAGGACACACCTGCCCTTTACAGCCTGATGAACTTTGCGGGCCTTAAACAAGGCACGTTTTATCCGATGGGCGGCTTCGGAAAAGTGGCGGATTCGTTCAGGCAAATTGCGGAGAATGCTGGCGTAAATTTTTTAACCTGCCAGAACATTGAAAAGCTTGAAGTTACTTCCGACGTCATCAGTCATTTACATACCAACAAAAAAAGCATAAGGACGGATGCAGTAATCGGAAGTGCTGATTATCATCACATTGAACAGAATCTATTGGGTAAAAATCATCGCACATATGATGAAGCATATTGGGAAAACAGGACGTTTGCCCCGTCCTGCCTGCTATTTTATTTAGGTGTAAATAAGAAAATTGATAAGCTCCGGCATCACAACCTCTTTTTTGACGAGCACTTTGACCAGCATGCCGTTGAGATTTACAAAGACAAAAAATGGCCTGAGCGACCATTGTTTTACGTCTGCTGCCCGTCGAAAACAGACCCATCCGTTGCACCCGAGGGAAGTGAGAATTTATTTGTACTGATGCCAATTGCCATCGATCTGGATGATCCCGATTCGATCCGGGAAAAGTATTTTGACGTACTTATGGATAGGCTTGAAAAATTTGTGGGCGAGGACATCAGATCACATGTGGTTTACAAAAAGAGTTATTCTGTCTCAGATTTCATCAGTGATTACAATGCTTATAAAGGAAACGCATACGGACTTGCCAACACGCTGATGCAGACGGCCATATTCAAACCAAAACTTAAAAGCAGCAAGGTTAAGAACCTTTTTTATGCTGGTCAGCTGACTGTTCCCGGGCCTGGCGTTCCTCCTTCGATCATCTCGGGCCGCATTGCGGCTACTGAACTTCAAAAATACCTAAACAAGTAAGTCATGAAAAGCTTATACGACAACCTTTCCGCGACATGCAGCAAAACAACCACACAACTATATAGCACGTCGTTTTCGCTGGGCATTTATTTCCTAAAACCGGCTTTGCGGGCACCCATTTACGGCATTTACGGCTTTGTCAGGCTTGCAGATGAAATTGTGGATAGTTTTCATGACTACAACAAGGAGTTCATGATGAACAAAATCCGTCAGGATACGGTGGAAGCGCTCCGCGACGGGATTAGTATTAACCCGATCCTGAACAGTTTCCAGCACGTTGTAAATACTTATAACATTGAATGGGAGCTGATTGACACGTTTTTGAAGAGCATGGAAATGGATCTGATGAAGACGGAGTATACTTCGGATTCATATAATGAATACATTCTTGGTTCTGCGGAAGTGGTTGGTTTAATGTGCCTTAGGGTTTTTACAGAAGGTAATCAGCAGCAATTTGATGAGCTTAAACCGTTCGCTATGAAACTGGGATCCGCGTTCCAGAAAGTAAATTTCCTGCGCGACCTGAAAGCGGATTACGTGGATCTTGGCCGGACTTATTTTCCAGGCGTGAATTTTGATCATTTTTCAAGCAAAGAGAAGGAAAAGATCCAGCAGGAGATTGAGGAGGAATTCGAGCAGGCGCTGATCGGCATTAAGCGGCTCCCGAGCGGTGCACGAAGGGGCGTTTATCTGGCTTATTATTATTACAAAAAACTTTTCCTGCGCATTAAGGAAACGCCGCCCGAAAAAGTAATGAACGCACGGATCAGGATTCCGGATCATGACAAGGTAGGACTCATGTTTCGTTCGCTGGTAAGGCATCAGTTCGACCTTTTATGACGTTTTTTTGTTAGTTAAACAAAGGAGCTGAACATTGGACTGTTAGCCACGAACCTAAAACGCGATTTTATGACTGATCAAGTTGTGCTGGTGAATGAAGACGATATGGAAATTGGCCTTATGCCAAAGTTAGAGGCGCATCAAAAAGGCGTTCTGCATCGTGCTTTCTCAGTTTTTATTTTTAATTCAAATGGTGAAATGCTTTTGCAGCAAAGGGCTTTCGGGAAATATCATTCGGAAGGGCTTTGGTCCAATACTTGTTGCAGCCACCCGCTCCCGGCAGAATCCGCGCATCACGGAGCCGTGAGGAGACTTTCGGAAGAGATGGGCATTTCGGCCGATTTGCAGTTTCTTTTCACCTTCCAATATCGCGTTAAACTCGAAAACGGGCTGACAGAAAACGAACTCGACCACGTCTTCTGGGGCATTTCAGACGACGAGCCGAACATCAATGTGAGTGAGGCGAATGATTATAAATACATGAAAATGGCTGATATTAAGGCAGATATGAACCAGAAACCGGAGGCTTACACCGAGTGGTTCAAGATTTGTTTCGCCGAAGTAGCCGACAAAATAAAACCAAAACAATAGCCGACGGCCACTGCCGGAAGCTGACAGCTTGAATTTACAATGAGTCCCTGGATAGTAAATACATTGATCGTACTGGCCGCATTTATTGGCATGGAATGTGTGGCGTGGATTGCTCATAAATATTTGATGCACGGCGCCTTATGGTTTTTGCACCACGATCATCACCAGCGTGATGACGGCGATTTTTTTGAGAAAAATGATTACTTCTTTGCCATCTTCGCCACGCCAGGCATACTCTGCCTTTTATTTGGTGTAAATCAAGGGTTTAATCATTTTTTCTGGATCGGATTGGGCATTACGATCTACGGTTTCACCTATTTTTTGGTGCATGACATCTTCATTCACCAGCGCTTTAAAATGTTCCGTAACACGGATTCGGTTTATCTGAAAGCCATTCGTCGCGCGCACAAAATGCACCATAAGCACCTTGGAAAGCATCAGGGCGAATGTTTTGGGATGCTCTGGGTGCCGCTAAAATATTTTAGGGAAGCGAAAAACACGGCGTCCAAATGAACTTCCTATATCTGCTCGTCGATCTTGGTGCAATTGCTGTTCCGTTGCTGTTTTCTTTTCATCCCAAAATTCAGCTGTATAAAAGATGGCATTTGCTCTGGCCGGCGATTATTCTGTCATTAATTCCTTTTGTGATATGGGACAGCTATTTTACAAAAATCGCCGTGTGGGGATTTACACCGAAATATCTCGTCGGCACTTACCTGTTTGGGCTTCCTATTGAAGAAATTCTGTTCTTCATCTGCATTCCCTACGCATGCCTTTTCACTTATTACTGCTTCCGGATCTATTTCGGAACTGATTATAAGCTTAAAAACGAGAACCTGATTACGGCCATCTTCTTGTGTTTCACATTGGCCATGGGCGTGACTTTCTACGATCATTACTATACGTCCTGGACAGCGGTTGGGCTGGTGGCGTTTCTATTATTTTTGAGATTTATTGTCAAGCCGCGATGGCTGAGCTTGTTCTATTTCTCGCACATGTTCCTGCTGATTCCTTTCTTTATCGTAAACGGGATTCTAACAGGATCGGGACTGGACGAGCCGGTTGTTTGGTATAATAATGCAGAGAATATGGGTATCCGGATATTTACGATCCCATTTGAGGACGTCTTTTACGGCATGTTAATGTTGCTTCTGAACACATTCTTATTCGAATATCTCCTTTCCAAATATCCCGTTGCCGAGAAAGAAAACTTAGAAACGGTCTCCGTGGGTTAAGGACACAAGCTTCTTCAAAACGCCCGGGAAATTATTTAAGGCTCTCAGGGCCAGATCGGTTGTAGTTCTTTTCCCAAACAATCCCTGCAAATAATAACCGGCTGTAATTCTGCGTCCAAAAGCGTGGTCCCATGCTTTTTTGTAGTTAGCCGAGACGCTGTCAATACTTTGCTTTTTCTCAAAATACCGGATCAGCTCGGTGGCCAGAATTTTGGAAGCGCGCATGCCCATGCTCATGCCGTTGCCGCAGAGCGGCGTGATAGAACCTGCCGCGTCACCCAGGAGGAAAACGCCGTCAGTTTGTGTTTGTTTCCTGGAAAAATGGATGTTGCTGATTACCAATGGATTTTTGTTAACAAATTCGGCATGAGTAAAATATGCTTTGAGAAAAGGATTTTTATGCAAGACATTTGCCTCCATTTCCTGAATGTCTTTTCCATTTTCCTGCAAATTCCGGGATGTGGTCAGATAGCACAGGCAATGCCAGTCCTTATCCACTTTTGAAACTCCGCAATAGCCGTCCTTAAAATTGTGCAGCTCAATGCGGTCAGGTGCCAGATCCGTTTTAATGTGATATTTCACACCGATATAATTATCGCTTTCATTCCCGGTGTCCATTAAGTTGCGCGCCAGGAACTGCGGGGTATATTTTCCATAACTGCCGCACAGCACGCCAACATTGAAATCCCCAGCCGAAGATTTGATTACAAAACCTTCATTACCAACCCTTTCCAGTCCATTCACTTTGCAATGTTCCACGACAGCGACGCCTTTTGCGGCTGCAATGCTTGCAAGTGCGTGGTCAAGGCTGAATCTGCTGATCCCGAAACCGCCCATTTGCAAGGAATGTTCAAGCATAAAGCCCTTTTCGGAGCTGATTCTGAGCTTGTTAATGATGGGTAAATTGAGTTCATCCAAATTCAAACCCAGGCTTTTAATAAAATCCCAGCTTTCCATGGAAATGTACTCGCCGCAAACCTTATGAAATGGATATTGATTTTTTTCGAACAAAACCACCGAAATACCCCTGTCCGCAAGCTGTATAGCCAGGCACAGGCCTGCCAATCCGCCGCCGATAATGCCGCAATCGTACGTTTTAGCTTGCGTTTCCATAAACAATCACTTCATGTCGGAATGCCCATTTGTTGCGAACGGTGTATTTAATTGCTCCGGCTTTGTTCAGGATCGCCAACCATTCTGCTCTCTTAAACCCCCGCAAAACTGACAGCGGTGCATCGTTTTTGACCAGGTAAGATTTAGAAAACAGTTGCGTCAGCCATTTAATGGAATAGTAAGCGAAAGGATTTCTTTCCAGATCATTAATAACCAAAACCGCCTTGCTACTCAATGCAAACCGCACAAGTTCAATGAGTTGTTCTTCTGTTAAATGGTGGCAGAAAAGACATGCGTGAATAATGTCAACCTGTTTCAAATGGCTGAAAATGTGCCTGTAATCGTCACAAATCAATTTGACCGGCGCTGTTTTCAGGTTTTCCTCTGCATAGGCAATGCAAACAGGCTTAATGTCAACACCATATAAATCCAGCGCATGGCGCTCCTTTTTGTTCCAATTGTCAATGCGCTTTAATGTATCGCCGCCGCCGCATCCGATATCAACGAGAATATGTGATTCTCCTGGCTTAATAACCTTTTTTAGCGCGTTAAAGGAAATGTTATATCCGCCCAGCCAATGATTAATGAAGTCAAGTTCCCTTAAATTCTGGAACAAGTCGACCGATGGAATATCCTCCTGGTCAAGCAGCTCCTTATCCTGGCTGCGGTGTTTAAACATAACGCAGCTGCATCGTTTCAATGCTTAGTCCTGGCCCGAATGCCGCTGCAAAGATTCTGTTGCCTATATTTTCCGGCTTAGCCGTTTCAAGGACTTGCTTCAATACAAACAAGACCGTAGGAGACGACATATTTCCGAAATTTTTAAGCACATCATAAGTGGCTGCCAGACAGCCTTTATCCAGCTCCAAAGCAGCAACAAAATCATCCACAATGCGCTTTCCACCCGGATGAACAGCCCAATGTTTAAATGCATCCGGCGCAAGACCGATCTTTTCCAGCATCGGCTTTATGTTTTTCCGGATCAGGTCAGGCACGTAGGAAGTCAGGTTCATAATGAAGCCGGTTTCCGACAACTGCCAGGCCATATCGGCATACCCATTGTGCAGGATCAAGGAGTTGAATGCATCTATCTCAACATGATGCGCATAATCTGATCCCGCTTCGGCAGTAACCAAAACCGCTGCTGCGCCGTCTCCGAAAATCAGGTTGGACAGCAGGTAATCATCATTATATCGCTTCTGGAAATGTATCGTGCAAAGCTCGGTGCAGACGATGAGCACTTTCGCGCGCGGCTGGCTTCTGCAAATGGCGTCGGCATTTTTGAGCGCAATAATCGCGGCATTGCATCCCATAAAATTTACGCTGCTGCGCTGTATGGCAGGATTCAGGTCCAGTTCCCGCATCAATTCCACGTCCAGTCCGGGCGCAAACAGGCCCGTACAAGTGACTGTTATCAAGTGCGTTAACCGGCCTTTCATCTCAGCAAATCCATCTATTTTCTTGATAGCACTTATGGAAAGTTCCGTGGCATGCTCCTGATAAAGCTGCATACGCTGGGTCAATGTCGGTTCCGGGAGTAATGTGGCCGTTTTGTTAAAAAACTGATAATCTTCCGGCGCTTTATCAAAATCGGCAATCACAGAATAGCGGTTCGCTATGCCTGTTTTCCCCGCTACTATCTTGATTTTTCTCTTATTGGTAATGTCTTCTGTCGAATTCATGTAGAATGAAGTCAACGTTTCCTGCGAGTAACAATGTTCGGGAACGGCTGTCTCAATAGCAGATATATAACTCAAAGGGATTCTGTTAATTACAATTAAAATAATGAAACAACTGTTCATGCAGATGGCTGCTATCCAGTTCATCCGCATGGTATTCCTGAAATTCGCCTCACTCCTATCCTTCAAAACCAGGTAAAACCAATAGCTGAAATAAAGGACGATCGGCAGGAAGAACACCTGGATAATATAAAAAACCATTCCAAGGCCCTTCGATGTAAAGTACAAATAATAAAATACATTGCACAGCAGAAACATCGCCGCCGTAAACAGAAATGTACCCCGGTAACCGAGCTTATAGCTTAATGTAACGACCCCATCTTTCAGGTCCCGCTGGTGCTGATAAACCTGCGTAAGCGGATACGCGCCGGCAATCTGAAAAGAACAGGCTAAAAGCACATAAATATGCTCTCTGCTCAGCATCAGCGCACTTTCTGAAACACCCGCAATGGACATATAGTAGGTAAATGCACCCTGGAAAATCACAACAGTCAGAAACCCGATAACCGGATATCTTTTCAGCCGGATCTGCCGGGAACTATATGCCCGCGACGCTGCAATGTAAAGCACCAGACAAAAAGCGAACAATGTATTTACGAAAAGGAACGCTAAAACGATCGCGGTAAAATCCAGAAACATGGTGAGGTAAAAGAGTGCGGCCGTAGGCATAGGAGGCTTTTCGAGCCCGCCAACGCTTTCTTCGTCCCTATCCACATAACTGTTGTAACCATTACTAGCCGGGTAAATCAGCAGATGAATGATCAAAAAAGCGAAGAGTGCGTGATGATGCACAACCGTATCTGCCTGACTGTAAGCAAACAGAAACAACGGCATCAGGAAAAAAGAAAAAGGAATCCGCAGAAGTTTAATTGTATTGCCATCAATGCCCATGGCCCAATTTAAGAAAAAAATTTTTGAACATTTGAGGCTGTCACAGATACAATATACTTTCTGCCAGGAACACCATTGTGCCGGAATCGGTTAAAGAGGAATAACAATTAGTCATACCAGAAAAATAAAAGATCATGCAAGCACAAAGTAAAGCACCTTCCACCCTTATGGTGGTATTGGCTTTTGCCACCGTTTACATCGTATGGGGATCGACTTACTTCTTCATTCAGCGGGCGCTGGAAGGTTTTCCGCCGTTTTTCCTGGGCGCTTTCCGCTTCATTATTGCCGGGCTTATTATGCTGGCGTGGAGTGTTGCACAAGGTGAAAACGTGTTCTCGCTCAAAGCGATCGAACCTGCGATCATTACCGGACTTTTGTTGCTTTTTATCGGCAATGGCATTGTGATATGGGTTGAGCAGTTTCTTCCCAGCGCAATGGTCGCCATTATGATTTCCTCATCTCCACTCTGGTTTATCGTCCTGGATAAACCGAAATGGTCTGAAAATCTTAGCAACAAATCGACTATTGTAGGTCTGTTGATCGGTTTTGCCGGGGTAGTGCTGTTATTCAGTGAAAAAATAATGATTTCGATGTCGTCCATGAACAGTTCGCGCGATCTGTTCGCGATGGCGCTCGTCGTTTTTGGCTCCATGGCCTGGGCTGGTGGTTCTTTGTTTTCTAAATACAAGTCAGGCACCGACTCCGCAAGTGTCAATTCAACCTGGCAAATGCTGGCAGCCGGATTTGCCTTCCTCCCAGGCAGCATTATTTCGGGCGAACTGGCGACCCTGAATCTTGCATCCATTCCGATGGAAGCCTGGCTATCAACGTTATATCTGATTGTTTTTGGGTCGATTGCCGGTTTTGGAGCATACGTCTGGCTGCTGAAAGTCCAGCCAGCAACCAAGGTTAGCACTTATGCCTATGTAAATCCCGTCGTAGCAGTCCTTTTGGGGATATTTTTTGCAAACGAATCTATTTCTGTCCTGCAAATAGTCGGGCTGGTCATCATTCTCGGCAGCGTGTTGCTGATCAATCTGCACAAATATCGCAAGCCAAAACAAGTCGTATCCGCTTATTGATCTCTTGGAGGAATATGAGCAGTTAACACAAGGAAGCTTCTGTGATCTGCTCCACCTCCGAAATGTCCCTGTTTCTTTTGATCAAATTAAAGATACGTTCAAAATCAATAAGTTGCGAAGCTTCGAAGGCAATGACGCCTACGAAAACCCTTCCCTTGCTGATAAAGTTAAGGTGTTTGATCCTCGCACCATTAAACGATTCAACGATGGATGTGATCTTATGGAGACTTACAGCACTTCTGTAAATGATTTTGAGAAAGAAAATTTTGCTCATTTTAGTATTTTTTATCGTGGCTAATAATTGAAGAACCTCCGGCTCAATGCGTTAATTCCAGACGGAAACGTGACTGGCCGCGTGATGCAGGATCGGCATTATAAATGTTCACAACGGCCTGCACAATGTGATCAATCTCATCGAATGTGTTGAATTTGCTAAACGAGAAACGGACATTTTCTTTATCCTTCTGACAAGGAAGCGCGCTGATCACGTGCGAGCTGCCCTGACTGGAACAAGCGCTGCCGCCGGAAACTGCAATGCCCAGATTATCAAGACTTTTAACCAAACTGCCCGCAGCCAAACATGGGAATGAAACGTTCAGGATGTTCACCATGCTGTTTTCAAGAGAGTGACTTTCGCCATTATAACAAATGCCGTACACACCACTGATCGCCAGTTTGGAGACCATATATTGCTTCAACTTGCTGACTACGGAATGGTTGCTGTCCAGGTCGCGGTATGCCACCTCGAGCGCTTTGGCAAGCCCTACAATGCCAGTCACATTTTCTGTCCCTCCACGCTGTCCTTTTTCCTGGCCTCCGCCAAAAATTTGCGCATGAATGCGGTGTTTTTTATTGATATAGATAAATCCGGCGCCTTTCGGTCCATGGAATTTGTGGGCGGAACCCACCAGAAAATCGATAGGCGTCTGGGTCAGATCGATCCATTGCTTCCCGATTGTCTGGGTGGTGTCCGTAAAAAAAATGGAATCATAACGTTGAGCAAGTTTACTTATCGCGTGGATATCTGTCAGGTTTCCAATTTCATTATTGCCGTGCATCAGGCAGATCAATGTCTGTGGATTGGCTCTTAAAAGGTTTTCAAGATGGTAAAGATCAACATTGCCGCGCTCATCCAACTGCACAAAACTCGTTTCGATATCACCCGATTTTTCATGTTGGAGAATGGTTTGCAAAACGGCCTTGTGTTCAATTTTACTTGTCACGACATGGCTAATGTCATATTTCGCAATCGCACCGGATATGGCGAGGT of Dyadobacter chenhuakuii contains these proteins:
- a CDS encoding UbiA family prenyltransferase, which encodes MGIDGNTIKLLRIPFSFFLMPLFLFAYSQADTVVHHHALFAFLIIHLLIYPASNGYNSYVDRDEESVGGLEKPPMPTAALFYLTMFLDFTAIVLAFLFVNTLFAFCLVLYIAASRAYSSRQIRLKRYPVIGFLTVVIFQGAFTYYMSIAGVSESALMLSREHIYVLLACSFQIAGAYPLTQVYQHQRDLKDGVVTLSYKLGYRGTFLFTAAMFLLCNVFYYLYFTSKGLGMVFYIIQVFFLPIVLYFSYWFYLVLKDRSEANFRNTMRMNWIAAICMNSCFIILIVINRIPLSYISAIETAVPEHCYSQETLTSFYMNSTEDITNKRKIKIVAGKTGIANRYSVIADFDKAPEDYQFFNKTATLLPEPTLTQRMQLYQEHATELSISAIKKIDGFAEMKGRLTHLITVTCTGLFAPGLDVELMRELDLNPAIQRSSVNFMGCNAAIIALKNADAICRSQPRAKVLIVCTELCTIHFQKRYNDDYLLSNLIFGDGAAAVLVTAEAGSDYAHHVEIDAFNSLILHNGYADMAWQLSETGFIMNLTSYVPDLIRKNIKPMLEKIGLAPDAFKHWAVHPGGKRIVDDFVAALELDKGCLAATYDVLKNFGNMSSPTVLFVLKQVLETAKPENIGNRIFAAAFGPGLSIETMQLRYV
- a CDS encoding EamA family transporter, whose translation is MQAQSKAPSTLMVVLAFATVYIVWGSTYFFIQRALEGFPPFFLGAFRFIIAGLIMLAWSVAQGENVFSLKAIEPAIITGLLLLFIGNGIVIWVEQFLPSAMVAIMISSSPLWFIVLDKPKWSENLSNKSTIVGLLIGFAGVVLLFSEKIMISMSSMNSSRDLFAMALVVFGSMAWAGGSLFSKYKSGTDSASVNSTWQMLAAGFAFLPGSIISGELATLNLASIPMEAWLSTLYLIVFGSIAGFGAYVWLLKVQPATKVSTYAYVNPVVAVLLGIFFANESISVLQIVGLVIILGSVLLINLHKYRKPKQVVSAY
- a CDS encoding cysteine desulfurase family protein, yielding MEIYCDNAATTALDPEVIEAILPFFAASFGNPSSTHWAGRKVKDAIEDSRKLVAKVLNASAEEIYFTSGATEAINLAISGAIAKYDISHVVTSKIEHKAVLQTILQHEKSGDIETSFVQLDERGNVDLYHLENLLRANPQTLICLMHGNNEIGNLTDIHAISKLAQRYDSIFFTDTTQTIGKQWIDLTQTPIDFLVGSAHKFHGPKGAGFIYINKKHRIHAQIFGGGQEKGQRGGTENVTGIVGLAKALEVAYRDLDSNHSVVSKLKQYMVSKLAISGVYGICYNGESHSLENSMVNILNVSFPCLAAGSLVKSLDNLGIAVSGGSACSSQGSSHVISALPCQKDKENVRFSFSKFNTFDEIDHIVQAVVNIYNADPASRGQSRFRLELTH